ACAGCTTCCGTGCTGTGATCGGCGGTGCGGAACAGGATACTGCGCAGCCCCAGAAAATCGCCCGGAAGCTGAAAGTCCACGATCTGTCGCTCGCCATCTGGCAGCACTTTGAACGAGCAAGCCCATCCTTCGGCGAGGATGAAGGCGGAGTGATTTTTTTGACCTTCATGGATCAATTCGTGATTGGCCTGAAATATGCGCCTGCGGCGATGGTATCGTTCCAGGGTCTGAAGATCGGTTTCGGACAATGCAACGAAAGCAGACAGTTTGAGCGTCAATGGACTTTGCATTATGGACATCTCGGGTTTTACCCTCGTTTGGCAGTGTCTTCCATTACCCTGCGAATATCCCGAAAACTTATTGAACAAGCTGCTTTAGATCAGTCCATCTTAGCACGATATCCCTACGATCACGAGGCGCCACCGCGCAAAGAGGAAGCGCTCCGTTCGACATACCCTACCAGAAAGCAAAGCAGATCATGCCCGTACCCCAAGACATTGCCGGAACAGCTGCCTTGTCCATTTGCGAGTCGCTCCTGCTCGCGTTGAATGATCGTAACATCCTGCCGGAAAAGGAAATCGTCGGCATTCTGAAAGACGCTGCCGCTGCCCATGAATTTGTGCCTGAGTCGGAGAATTCGGAAACTCATGCGGCGGTGGCCGCGTTGATCAACGCAATATTAGCCGGAGGAAATTCGGTCCGGCGTCGCTAGGGACGTTGATGTGCCGATCTACGAAAGCGCGCTTTTCAGGGTTTTTCGCCCCGCCACACGAGGGTGTCGCAGCGGGGCCTCCTGCCAGGTTCAAAGATTAGCCTTTGCGGGCGCCTGCCTTGCCCTTGCCAGACGTCTTGTGGAACATCGCGTCAGTCTGGCTTTCCTTACCGGCAGATTCCCGTGTTTTATAGTCGCTGGGGTTCTTGACACTTTTCGGAGTGCCGCTGGCCTTTTTCTTCTTATCTTTTTCCATGTCTTGCGCCTTTCACTGAAATGACCTTGTTCCGGCATCAGCTGCGATGGAACAGGCCTTTGAACTTGCCGAATGCTTTCTGGAATATGCCTTCGGCCTTACGGACCTTGCCCTCGGCTCTTAGTTGCGGGTCATCGGTCAGTTTTCCGACGGCCTCCTTGGCAGAGCCTTGAACCTGTTTCGCGCTAACTTCGATGCGGTCTTTGTGAACCGCCCCGGGTTTACCGGAGGTTTTTTTGTTCAAAATTTACGCGACTTTTTCAAGGTTGTTCATGCTTGCATAGAATTGCTCCTCTACTTCTTGGGGCGGTTTGTGGCCAATTGCGCTGTGCAACCTTTCGGTATTGTACCAGCTCACCCATTGCAGGGTTTCCCACTCGACCTGGCTCATTGATTTCCACGGGCCAAGAAAGTTGATCACCTCAGTCTTGAACAGGCCAATTGTGCTTTCGGCGAGAGCATTGTCATAGCTGTCACCGACGCTTCCAACCGAGGTATCGATGCCCGCGTCCGCCAACCTTTCGGTATACCGGATGGATAAATATTGGCTGCCCCGATCCGAGTGGTGGATAAGGCCATCGCTTTCCGCAGGACATCTTTGGCAGACCGCCTGGTTCAATGCATCGAGGACGAAGCTTGTTGTCATAGAGGTGGACACTCGCCAACCTACGATTTTGCGGGCGAAGACATCGATGATAAAAGCAACATAGACCATGCCCCGCCAAGTCGATACGTAGGTAAAGTCGGACACCCAGAGCTGATTGGGGAATGCCGCTTTGAACTGCCGGTTGACCTTGTCATCTGGGCACGGCTGGGCGGGGTCAGGGATCGTCGTCTTCTTCTTGCCGCGGGTAACCCCATGTAATCCTGAGATTTGCATCAAGCGCTCGACTGTGCAGCGGGCGATGTCTTGCTTGTCGCGGCGAAGCTGATGCCAAACCTTGCGTGCCCCGTAACGCCCTCTGCTTTTCTTGTGGACCTGCTTTATCTTAACCAAATCGTGGGCATACTGCTTGGCCCGGTTGCAGGCCAAGTCAGGATTGCGGGCAATCGCGGCACGCGCATAGAAGGTAGATGGGGCAATCTGCAGTACACGGCAGATCGGCTCGACCCCGAACACCTCTCGGTGATCTGCGATGAAAGCGGTCATTTGCGAAATGGGCGGTCGAGCTCCGCCTGGGCAAAATATGCCGACGCCTTCTTCAAAATCTCATTTGCTTGGCGCAGTTCGCGGTTCTCTCGTTCGAGTTCCTTGATGCGTGCCTTCTCTTCGCTGCTGGGACCAGAGCGCTCACCAGCATCCCGGGCCGCCTGCACGTGCCACGCTCGTAAAGTGTCTGGCGAACAGCCAAGCTTTGGCGCAATCACACAATATGCCGCGTTATCGCTGCTGTAATCAGGCCGCTGATCGCGGAAAAGCCGAACCGCACGTTCGCGGAATTCGGCGGTGTATCTCGGGGTTTGCTTCTTCTTGTCCATGGGGGCCATCTTCTGAGAGTTTTACCCTCCGGTAAACCCGGGGCGGTTCAGGTGGGCAGATACGGCCACACTCAAGTCACCACCGTTTGCTGATGAGAGATCCTCAGCCATGTTTCGTTATCTTTTAGATAAGTCGAGGCGCAGAGTGCTTTGTAAATTGGCACGTCGGGCTTCTCGGCAGAGACACGGTAGGTGAGAATGGCAATGTCGCGACACCGCACGATGCGCCGTTCAGCCATTTTGACAGACCGCCAGCCGGTTCGCTGTTGAAGATGGGTCCAGATCTGGTCGCCCTGAAGGATGCCGGGAGGGTAGGGGAACACCATGACGGCGTTGGTCGCCGTCGTCGCCCGCGCGTTGTCTGCGCCGCTGGTCCAGAACTGTTCCTCCATGTCCCACAGAGCACCCTGTTCACGCGGGGACAGCGATCCGAGCTTATGCGCCGCATGGGCCAATGTCTTCGAAATCTCAGATGAAGTGTTCATTCGTCTGACCCTCCTGCGCCGATCAAGAATACCTGAAGCAGCAAAAAGGCAATTCCGAGTGCCACCCATATCGCTTTGCTCGTGCTCATGCGGTCGCCAGTGACCGTGTCGGCAGATCGTTTTAGGCTGCCCGACACCCGACTTTCCGGCAACAATTGGCTCAGATCGCGTGCGACCATTAGGTGATCGCCAGCCAATGTCGGCACGTCCCAAAATCTAGCAAGCTGTTTTCCCAGCCGCGTTTGCGCCGCCAAGCGCCCCAGCGTGACCAATTCAGCGGTTTCTTTCCATGGATCGAGGCCGAGGCGCGCGAGCGCGGAAAGGACCGTCACGGCATATCCCCGCCGGTCCTTGCCAACCGAAGCGTAGAGAAACCGCTCAAATTCGGGCGGGTGCGGGTTGAGCACATTCTGTGCGTTCATAGCCAATCCTTTCTTTGGTTGCAGGTGCGCGGATCGCCCCTGTTTCCCATAGGCTACGCGCAGAACGGCCCTCGTGCGCTTACACAGGTCAGTGCTGGCGACTGGCCCGGGGTATTTTCAACCGGCGCGGCTCTCGGAACTAACTTGTGTCAGCGCGCATCGTATAGGTCTTGGCTATAAGAACAAATATCCTGCGGCTGTTCAGTGCCCGAGACCTTGAACCGAAAACAGTGATGGACGACCGACATGCCAACGTCGCGGAGGCCAGAAATGACCATGCGGACTACCAAAACGACGGTGACGTTTGCGCACCCGTTTACCTTGGCGGGATACCAAGGCGAACTGCCTGCGGGAGAATATGAAGTCCTTGTCGAAGAAGAACTACTCCAAGGGCTGAGCTTCGAGGCTTATCGACGGACAGCGACCTACCTGATGGTCCACGGCAGCGGGGGGCATGCAGGACGCACCGAATTGCGCGCGACGTCCGACAACGAGTTGAAAGAGGCTTTGGGCCGGGACGCGGCTCTGAAACATACCAAAATTCACAACGAAGCGGAGGTTTCGCCACAAAAGGATCTGCCCTGAAACACCGCGCATGGCTGAAGCCCAGCATTTTCGGTGCGTTCATCGGCTATTTTTTGATTGGCGTGACTAGCTTTAACTAGGGCCGTTGCCTGCGAGCGGCACAGCGGTTCGTCGAACTCACGTTTTCGCACGCTGCAGATATAGTCACTTTGTAACAGATAATCATGCGAATGAATTTACCCGCGCCGTCGTTCTCGTTTGAGACACGCGCGCGCCCAAAGTAAAGGAGCCGAAAGTGACCGACAGGCAACCAGTGCTGCCCGGACGTAGTTCGGGACAGGATTCCTCCTCCGCAAACCTGCCAGCGCAGGGCTGTGGGGTTCAGGTGCGCG
This genomic window from Roseibaca calidilacus contains:
- a CDS encoding IS3 family transposase (programmed frameshift); amino-acid sequence: MDKKKQTPRYTAEFRERAVRLFRDQRPDYSSDNAAYCVIAPKLGCSPDTLRAWHVQAARDAGERSGPSSEEKARIKELERENRELRQANEILKKASAYFCPGGARPPISQMTAFIADHREVFGVEPICRVLQIAPSTFYARAAIARNPDLACNRAKQYAHDLVKIKQVHKKSRGRYGARKVWHQLRRDKQDIARCTVERLMQISGLHGVTRGKKKTTIPDPAQPCPDDKVNRQFKAAFPNQLWVSDFTYVSTWRGMVYVAFIIDVFARKIVGWRVSTSMTTSFVLDALNQAVCQRCPAESDGLIHHSDRGSQYLSIRYTERLADAGIDTSVGSVGDSYDNALAESTIGLFKTEVINFLGPWKSMSQVEWETLQWVSWYNTERLHSAIGHKPPQEVEEQFYASMNNLEKVA
- a CDS encoding CsbD family protein, with product MNKKTSGKPGAVHKDRIEVSAKQVQGSAKEAVGKLTDDPQLRAEGKVRKAEGIFQKAFGKFKGLFHRS